A window of the Microbacterium sp. AZCO genome harbors these coding sequences:
- a CDS encoding DUF3237 domain-containing protein gives MNPPVPQLEPAFEVVVRLGALEDHGVTRAGHRRVVPITGGTVTGAFDGEILPGGADWQLVRADGSIEIDGRYTARAADGSFLYLHAVGVRSGSPEVLEALLRGEAVDPADYYFRTVVTIESSAHPEFERSLYVASCVRDADAVRYTAYRVT, from the coding sequence ATGAACCCGCCGGTTCCGCAGCTCGAGCCGGCGTTCGAGGTCGTCGTGCGGCTCGGTGCGCTCGAGGATCACGGCGTCACGCGGGCGGGGCATCGACGGGTCGTGCCGATCACGGGCGGGACCGTCACCGGTGCGTTCGACGGCGAGATCCTGCCCGGAGGCGCCGACTGGCAGCTCGTCCGCGCCGACGGCTCGATCGAGATCGACGGACGCTACACGGCCCGCGCGGCGGACGGGTCGTTCCTCTACCTTCACGCCGTCGGAGTGCGCAGCGGCTCGCCCGAGGTGCTCGAGGCGCTGCTGCGCGGCGAGGCCGTCGATCCCGCCGACTACTACTTCCGGACGGTCGTCACGATCGAGTCGTCGGCGCATCCCGAGTTCGAACGCTCGCTGTACGTGGCGTCCTGCGTCCGCGACGCCGACGCCGTTCGCT